Below is a window of Sulfitobacter sp. SK012 DNA.
CCGGCCCGAAGCTAAAACGATTTTTGACGTCATCATCGGGGTCTCCGTGCGGTTGGCAAAGGGGGTGATACTTCCATTGCACAACGGCTCATTTTCCCGTTACGCGGCTATCGGATCAGTTACGATTATTGCCCTTGGCCTGCACGCATGGATGTCTGGCACGGTCGGGCCACAAACCCGCACAATGCAGGCCGCTGGTCCTGTCGAAATTGCTGGTTGGGCAATGCTGGTGGCTGCAACCGCTGGACTTGTTCTAATGCACCGGAGCCGCTTTTTGTCGCTTATCCTCATTGGCATTGTCGGGCTTATGGTCTCAATCGGCTTTGTCTTCTTCAGCGCGCCCGATTTGGCCATGACGCAATTCACCGTTGAGGTTGTGACGATCATCCTGCTCTTGCTCGCGCTTAACTTTTTGCCAAACCGTACACCGGTAGAAAGTTCAGTTCTGCGCCGGGTACGTGATGCGGCTATCGGGGTTGCAGGCGGCCTTGCAACATTTGCACTGGCTTACCACTATCTTCTGCGTGATGCGGTCAGCTCGCCCATCTCGGAATTCCATTTGGCCAACTCCTATAAAGGTGGCGGCGGGACCAATGTGGTCAACGTGATCCTCGTCGACTTCCGTGGATTTGACACCTACGGCGAAATCATCGTTTTGGGGATCGCCGCTTTGCTGATCTACGCCCTGACAGAGACCTTATTGGGCGGGCCTGTGCGTGCCAGGTTGCTGAACCGTAAACCCGACCAACCACGTGCTGGCGACATGCATCCTATGATGATGGTCGTGCTGACACGGGTTATAATGCCAGTGGTGCTTCTGGTTGGCTTCTACATCTTTTGGCGCGGTCATAACGAGCCCGGTGGCGGGTTTATTGCAGGGTTGATCGTATCAATCGCCGTGGTGATGCAATATATGGCCAGCGGATTCTCGTGGGCCTCCGCGCGCCTGAAATATCCATATCATGGGGTCATCGGCGCAGGCGTGTTGATTGCAGGTGCCACGGGTATCGGCTCTTGGTTTGTGGGTAAACCTTTCCTCACATCAGATTTCACGTATGTGCGCATCCCACCTTTCGAGAAATTCGAACTCGCGACCGCAGCGCTCTTTGATCTTGGCGTTTTCCTTGCGGTGGTTGGTGCCGTTATGCTGTCGCTCGAGAGCTTCTCGCGCCTTGCACGGCGCGCACATGTACCAGACAGCGATCATCCCATGGATATCGATCCATCCCGAGATGATCCGCCTGCTGACCCCGCCGCATCCGTAAAGGAGGGCGTGTGATATGGAAATGCTCGTTGCTTCAGCCATTGGGATCATGACCGCTGGCGGTATCTATCTAACGCTCCGCTTGCGGACGTTCCCAGTTATTATGGGTATCTCGCTGCTGACCTATGCGGTGAACGTGTTTTTATTCGCCTCAGGCCGGTTAACGATCGGAGCCCCACCAATTTTGCGCGATGGGGTCGACGTTTATACTGATCCTTTGCCACAAGCACTGGTTCTGACAGCTATCGTCATTTCGTTTGGGATGACGGCGGTTGTCGTGATGATCGGTCTTGGTGCCTATCTTGGCTCTGATGACGACCATGTGGATGACCAACCCGTCGACATTGATGGTGAAACGGAGGGCAATTCATGACACATTGGATTATCGCGCCTATCGTTTTGCCAGCCTTGCTAGCGCCCTTTATCGTTCTGGCCGCGCGTTATCATATAGGCATCCAACGGGTGTTTTCCGTGACTGGCGTCCTTGCGCTGATCACCATCGCAGCGGGGCTCGCTTGGCAAGCTTCTGATGGCACGATCACGCTGTATCAGCTGAGTGATTGGGCAGCGCCTTTTGGTATTGTTCTGGTCGCGGACCGGCTGTCGACGATGATGGTTCTGTTGACGGCGGTTCTTGCACTGTTCGTTTTGCTCTATGCCATTGGATCAGGTTGGGACGATCGGGGCCGACATTTCCATGCGCTATTCCAGTTCCAGCTGATGGGGATTATGGGCGCGTTTCTGACGGGCGACCTCTTTAACCTCTTTGTCTTTTTCGAAGTTCTCTTGATCGCCTCTTACGGTCTGATGATCCATGCAGGTGGCGATGCGCGGTTGCGCGCCGGCGTACAATACGTGCTCTTTAATCTTATCGGCTCGACCCTGTTCCTTTTCGCGCTTGGGTCGATCTATGCCGAAACTGGCACGCTCAACATGGCCGATCTTGCAGAGCGCGTTGCGCTGATCAGTCCAGATGAGACTGTCGGAATACGTATCGCCGCAGTTCTTTTGCTGCTGGTATTTGCGATCAAAGCTGCGGTTGTACCGCTGCATTTCTGGCTGCCGTCCAGCTACGCCGAAGCGCCTGCGCCTGTTGCAGCCCTTTTTGCCATCATGACAAAGGTGGGCGCCTATGCGATCATCCGCGTTTACACCATGATTTTCCCGCCCGACCTTGAAGCAACGGCTGGGCTCTTTGGTCTTTGGCTTTTGCCCGCGGCTCTGGTGTCGCTTGCCATCGGCATGATCGGTGTTTTGGCCGCCAAGCGTCTGGATCGGCTCGTCGCGTTTTCTGTTATCGGTTCAATGGGCATGGTGATGATCTCTATCGCGCTCTTTACCCCGGAAGGGATTGCCGCGGCACTCTATTACATCGTGCATTCGACGCTGGCAGGTGCGGTACTGTTCTTAATCTCTGATCTGGTCCGGACCGGGCGCACCGATCTGGAAATCACGCCCCAACCGACTATTGCAGGCGCCCCACTCACCGCCGGGCTGTTTTTCGTTGGTGCGATTGCGATGGCTGGATTGCCACCTTTGTCAGGATTTCTAGGTAAGCTGCTGGTGCTCAATGCATCGTATGATTCAGATCTTATGGTCTGGATTTGGATTGTCGTTCTAAGCTCAAGCCTGATCAGCATTCTAGGTTTTGCGCGCGCAGGGTCCGTGCTGTTCTGGAAATCAACCAGCGTACCGCCAACCGATGAAACTTCTGCGCTGCCCCACCCCGCAGCGCTGTCTTATGTGGCTGTTGGCGGGCTGATCTCGCTGTTAATTGCACATACTGTTTTTGCAGGACAGGTGCATGGCTATACGACAACTATGGCCGCACAGCTTTTTGCACCTGAACCTTACAAGGCTATGGTTCTAGATACAGCTGGCAAGCTTAGCAAACCCTCCAAGGAGGAGCATTGATATGGCACGTGTAATCCGTTGGCTACTGCCTCACCCAATACTGACGCTGCTTTTGGTTGTTGTTTGGGTAATACTTCAAAATGAAGTCTCTGCCGGGATGGTTGTATTTGGGGTTTTCTTGGGCATCGTTATCCCCCGCGTGACATCCGTTTGGTGGCCGGAAACCCCAACAGGTTTTCACCTGAGCAAAATGGTCAGCTACGGCTGTATTGTGATCTGGGATATCATAGTCGCCAATATACAAGTTGCCTGGATCGTCCTGACCGTCCCCAATTCAAAGCTAAGGCCCGCTTGGATCATAGTTCCGCTTGAATTGCGACAACCCGAGGCGATTACGATGCTTGCAGGCACCATCACGCTGACGCCGGGGACAGTGTCCG
It encodes the following:
- a CDS encoding Na+/H+ antiporter subunit C, whose protein sequence is MEMLVASAIGIMTAGGIYLTLRLRTFPVIMGISLLTYAVNVFLFASGRLTIGAPPILRDGVDVYTDPLPQALVLTAIVISFGMTAVVVMIGLGAYLGSDDDHVDDQPVDIDGETEGNS
- a CDS encoding monovalent cation/H+ antiporter subunit D, which translates into the protein MTHWIIAPIVLPALLAPFIVLAARYHIGIQRVFSVTGVLALITIAAGLAWQASDGTITLYQLSDWAAPFGIVLVADRLSTMMVLLTAVLALFVLLYAIGSGWDDRGRHFHALFQFQLMGIMGAFLTGDLFNLFVFFEVLLIASYGLMIHAGGDARLRAGVQYVLFNLIGSTLFLFALGSIYAETGTLNMADLAERVALISPDETVGIRIAAVLLLLVFAIKAAVVPLHFWLPSSYAEAPAPVAALFAIMTKVGAYAIIRVYTMIFPPDLEATAGLFGLWLLPAALVSLAIGMIGVLAAKRLDRLVAFSVIGSMGMVMISIALFTPEGIAAALYYIVHSTLAGAVLFLISDLVRTGRTDLEITPQPTIAGAPLTAGLFFVGAIAMAGLPPLSGFLGKLLVLNASYDSDLMVWIWIVVLSSSLISILGFARAGSVLFWKSTSVPPTDETSALPHPAALSYVAVGGLISLLIAHTVFAGQVHGYTTTMAAQLFAPEPYKAMVLDTAGKLSKPSKEEH
- a CDS encoding Na+/H+ antiporter subunit E, which translates into the protein MARVIRWLLPHPILTLLLVVVWVILQNEVSAGMVVFGVFLGIVIPRVTSVWWPETPTGFHLSKMVSYGCIVIWDIIVANIQVAWIVLTVPNSKLRPAWIIVPLELRQPEAITMLAGTITLTPGTVSADLSSEGNSLLVHVLHTDDPDAVRDDIMTRYQSRLKEIFS